The Schizosaccharomyces pombe strain 972h- genome assembly, chromosome: I genome contains a region encoding:
- the hal3 gene encoding thymidylate synthase translates to MSQPLHARFATRAVKNPMILEKERQLTDSKYHILVAATGSVAAIKLTLIVKSLLTYKGVDVQVVLTDPARNFVEKEDLTALGVNVYNNADDWKNWDGLECPITHIELRRWAHLLLIAPLSANTMAKMANGLCDNLLTSLIRAWAPLKPILLAPAMNTLMWTNPITQEHLSAISRIYKNSEFIMPIEKVLACGDIGMGGMAEWRNIVGRVADKLQLEQKSVLPNAVKNIDGQDDDSSEQTAAFEEYDDDDDDDVDDNEQSNSMIETSANADITPKASLLPSTTESSISKDHETSQAPLGSESVDTQASENVTTKPEPPVPFTSSEYRNTEEEQYLNLIRYILENGQSRPDRTGTGTRSVFAPPQLRFSLRNNTLPLLTTKRVFLRGVLEELLWFIHGDTNANHLSEKGIHIWDGNGSREFLDSRGLTDRKVGDLGPIYGFQWRHFGAQYVDCDTDYTNKGVDQLAQVISTLKLNPYDRRIILSAWNPLAIPEMALPPCHIFCQFYVSEPCKPGGKPQLSSMMYQRSADMGLGVPFNIASYSLLTHMIAHMCGYEAAEFVHVMGDCHIYNDHLEALQTQLERVPKAFPKLFFKRDAKDIGSIDSFSVDDFAVEGYNPYGPIKMKMSV, encoded by the coding sequence ATGTCACAACCTTTGCATGCCAGGTTTGCTACCAGGGCTGTAAAAAATCCCATGATCCTTGAGAAAGAGCGACAACTTACGGATTCTAAATATCATATTTTGGTCGCTGCAACGGGTTCGGTTGCGGCGATAAAATTGACATTAATCGTTAAATCCCTACTGACATACAAGGGCGTCGACGTTCAAGTCGTTTTAACGGATCCGGCTCGTAACTTTGTTGAGAAAGAGGACTTAACGGCTTTGGGTGTCAATGTTTATAACAATGCGGATGATTGGAAAAATTGGGACGGACTCGAATGTCCTATCACACATATTGAGCTACGTCGATGGGCACATCTTTTGTTAATTGCCCCTTTAAGTGCAAATACTATGGCCAAAATGGCAAATGGTCTCTGTGACAATTTACTTACCTCTCTTATACGTGCCTGGGCCCCTTTAAAACCAATTCTCTTGGCTCCCGCAATGAATACCTTGATGTGGACTAATCCTATAACTCAGGAACATTTGAGCGCTATTAGCAGAATATACAAGAATAGTGAATTTATCATGCCAATCGAGAAAGTGCTTGCCTGTGGTGATATTGGCATGGGCGGTATGGCCGAATGGAGAAACATTGTAGGCAGAGTTGCCGATAAATTGCAGCTAGAACAAAAGTCTGTCTTGCCGAACGCTGTGAAAAACATCGATGGACAAGATGATGACTCTAGTGAACAAACTGCTGCTTTTGAAGAGTacgatgatgatgatgatgacGATGTTGATGATAATGAACAATCCAACAGTATGATTGAAACTTCTGCAAATGCAGATATTACCCCCAAGGCCTCTCTTTTACCCTCTACTACAGAATCTTCTATAAGCAAAGATCACGAGACCTCCCAAGCTCCATTAGGCTCGGAATCGGTGGATACTCAGGCCTCTGAAAATGTTACTACCAAACCCGAACCTCCTGTACCATTTACTTCCTCCGAATATAGAAATACAGAAGAAGAGCAATACCTAAATTTGATTCGATATATCCTTGAAAATGGCCAGTCGCGGCCCGATCGCACGGGAACTGGTACGAGATCGGTATTTGCTCCTCCACAACTACGCTTTTCTTTAAGGAATAATACTCTACCTCTTCTCACTACAAAGCGTGTTTTTTTACGTGGTGTGCTTGAAGAGTTACTTTGGTTTATTCACGGTGATACTAATGCCAATCATTTAAGTGAAAAAGGGATTCATATATGGGATGGCAATGGCAGTAGAGAATTCCTAGACAGCAGAGGGCTTACTGATCGTAAAGTTGGTGACCTCGGTCCTATATATGGTTTTCAATGGAGACATTTCGGAGCGCAATATGTTGATTGCGATACTGACTATACCAATAAAGGAGTGGATCAGCTGGCTCAGGTTATATCTACCCTCAAATTAAACCCTTATGACCGTCGTATAATTCTTTCAGCTTGGAACCCATTAGCTATTCCTGAAATGGCTTTACCACCTTGCCATATATTTTGCCAGTTTTATGTCAGTGAGCCTTGCAAGCCTGGGGGAAAGCCCCAACTTTCTAGTATGATGTATCAGCGCTCTGCCGACATGGGGCTTGGAGTTCCTTTTAACATTGCTTCTTATTCTCTCTTAACACATATGATAGCTCACATGTGCGGCTATGAAGCTGCCGAATTTGTTCACGTAATGGGTGATTGTCATATATACAATGATCATTTAGAGGCATTACAAACTCAGTTGGAAAGAGTTCCTAAAGCTTTCCCTAAGTTGTTTTTCAAACGTGATGCTAAAGACATAGGGTCTATTGATAGTTTCAGCGTTGATGATTTCGCAGTTGAAGGTTATAATCCTTATGGCCCtattaaaatgaaaatgagtGTCTAA